The proteins below are encoded in one region of Cloacibacillus sp.:
- the cfa gene encoding cyclopropane fatty acyl phospholipid synthase, with amino-acid sequence MLPASVQQKLTSAGIEINGPHDWDPQINNEAFYGRVIAEKNLGLGEAYMDGWWNCKRLDELLCRIIKCGVEYDIKGSLRYALLLLPMKLLNMQSRSRSHKVAEEHYDIGNDLFFSFLDPLHQYSCAYFKDTADLASAQVNKLELIANKLELQEGDRLLDIGCGWGGLAKYMAARRGCRVTAVNISQEQLAFAKEDCKGLPVKFLDCDYRDIDGEYDKIVSVGMFEHVGSKNFRTYMKVAHRLLRKNGLFLLHTIGGNSSGVNCDRWLNRYIFPNGALPSAAQIASAAEGLFVIEDLHNLGSHYDKTLMSWYWNFTKAWPAFAEKYGERFQRMWSYYLLSCAGAFRSRAIQLFQVVMTREGDAREQPLVTLR; translated from the coding sequence ATGCTTCCCGCATCTGTTCAGCAAAAATTAACCAGCGCCGGCATCGAAATAAACGGCCCGCACGACTGGGACCCGCAAATTAACAACGAAGCGTTCTACGGCCGCGTCATCGCCGAGAAAAATCTCGGGCTAGGCGAGGCCTACATGGACGGCTGGTGGAACTGTAAGCGCCTGGATGAGCTTCTCTGCCGGATCATAAAATGCGGTGTTGAATATGATATCAAGGGAAGCCTGCGCTACGCGCTGCTGCTGCTGCCGATGAAGCTGCTGAACATGCAGTCCCGTTCCCGCAGCCACAAGGTGGCGGAGGAACATTACGACATCGGCAACGACCTCTTTTTTTCTTTCCTCGACCCTCTGCACCAATACAGCTGCGCCTATTTCAAAGATACCGCGGATCTCGCGAGCGCCCAGGTCAACAAGCTGGAGCTGATCGCGAATAAGCTTGAACTCCAAGAGGGCGACCGTCTGCTGGATATCGGCTGCGGATGGGGCGGCCTCGCAAAGTACATGGCCGCCCGCCGCGGCTGCCGCGTCACCGCCGTCAACATTTCCCAGGAGCAGCTCGCCTTTGCGAAAGAGGACTGCAAGGGGCTGCCGGTCAAATTCCTCGACTGCGACTACCGCGATATCGACGGGGAGTATGATAAGATCGTCTCCGTGGGAATGTTTGAGCATGTCGGAAGCAAAAATTTCCGCACCTACATGAAGGTGGCGCACCGTCTTCTGCGCAAAAACGGCCTCTTCCTGCTGCACACGATCGGAGGCAACAGCTCCGGCGTCAACTGCGACAGGTGGCTCAACAGATACATCTTCCCCAACGGCGCGCTGCCATCGGCGGCGCAGATCGCCTCGGCGGCGGAGGGTCTTTTTGTCATCGAAGACCTCCACAACCTCGGCAGCCACTATGATAAGACCCTGATGAGCTGGTATTGGAACTTCACTAAAGCATGGCCCGCCTTTGCGGAAAAATACGGCGAGCGCTTCCAGCGCATGTGGAGTTACTATCTGCTCTCCTGCGCCGGCGCTTTTCGTTCGCGCGCCATCCAGCTGTTTCAGGTCGTGATGACGAGAGAGGGGGACGCGCGCGAGCAGCCGTTGGTTACTCTGCGCTAA
- a CDS encoding DMT family protein — protein sequence MLRYAAPLILLFVSNIFMTYAWYGHLKYVGAKPLIVAILISWGVAFFEYCFQVPANRIGHTVYSLPQLKIMQEVITMTIFAGFSFFVMKEKLSLNYLWASFCMVGAVFFIFRGN from the coding sequence ATGTTAAGATATGCTGCTCCGTTGATACTTCTCTTTGTATCAAACATCTTTATGACCTACGCCTGGTATGGACACCTGAAATATGTCGGCGCGAAGCCTCTTATCGTGGCGATCCTCATCAGCTGGGGTGTCGCCTTCTTTGAATACTGTTTTCAGGTACCCGCGAACCGCATTGGCCACACCGTTTACTCGCTGCCGCAGCTAAAGATTATGCAGGAGGTCATCACGATGACTATATTCGCGGGCTTCTCCTTCTTTGTGATGAAGGAAAAGCTCTCACTCAACTATCTTTGGGCCTCGTTCTGCATGGTGGGCGCGGTATTCTTTATCTTTCGCGGGAATTAG